The DNA window TCCGTGACCTCTTCGTGCAGCGCTTCGATGAGCGCATTCGCGGCCGGCAGGTTCTGCTCCGTGAAGGGCGCGACCACGGCCTTGGACCGTGTCGCGCTGATCGCGGCGAGCCCCATGCCATAGGCGGAGAGGATGCCGGAGAAGGGGTGGATCAGAACCTTGCGCATGCCGAGCGCGTCGGCGACGAGACAGGCGTGCTGTCCGCCGGCGCCGCCGAAGCAGGTCAGCACATAGTCGGAAACGTCGTAGCCGCGCTGGACCGAGATCTTCTTGACCGCATTCGCCATGTTCTCGACCGCGATGGTCAGGAAACCCTCTGCGATCTCTTCCGGGCTGCGACCGTCATCGATGGTCTTGGCCATCTCCACGAAGGCGGCGCGCACGGCATCCGCATCGAGCGGCTGGTCCTGGTTCGGGCCGAAGATCGCGGGAAACAACTCCGGCTTCAGCTTGCCAAGCATGACGTTTGCGTCGGTCACGGTGAGCGGTCCGCCACGGCGGTAGCAGCGCGGCCCCGGATCGGCGCCGGCCGAATCGGGACCGGCCTGGTAGCGCCCGTCCTCGAAATGCAGGATCGATCCGCCGCCGGCCGCCACCGTGTGGATACGCATCATCGGCGCACGCATGCGCACGCCCGCGACCTCCGTCTCGAAGGCGCGCTCGTATTCTCCGTCATAATGCGAGACGTCGGTGGACGTGCCGCCCATGTCGAAGCCGATCATCTTGTCGAAGCCGGCGATGCGGGAGGTCTGGACCGCACCGACGACGCCGCCGGCCGGGCCCGACAGGATCGCATCCTTGCCCTGGAACAGATCGGCTGCCGTCAGGCCGCCCGACGACATCATGAACATCAGGCGCGGGCCATTGTGAACGGCGCCATCCGCGCTGCCCGTCGATCCGAGGTCCTCGGCGACCTGGTTCACATAGCGCCGGAGGATGGGGGAGAGATAGGCATCGACCACCGTCGTGTCGCCCCGCCCGACGAGCTTCATCAGAGGCGAAACCTCGTGGCTGACGGAGACCTGCGAAAATTCCATGGACCGGGCGATCGCGGCGACGAGGCGCTCGTGCTCCGGATAGGCATAGGCATGCATGAAGACGATGGCGATGGCGTTGTAGCCGGCGTCCCGCAAACCCTGGAGCTGGCTGGCGACGACGACCGCGTCCGGCGTGATTTCAACCGTGCCATCCGAGCGAACGCGCTCGACCACCTCGACGACACGGTCGTAGAGCAGTTCGGGCTTGATGATGTTGCGGGCGAAAATGTCGGGCCGCGCCTGATAGCCGATCTCCAGCGCATCGCGAAAACCGCGCGTGACAAGGAGGGCCGTGCGCTCGCCCTTGCGTTCCAGCAAGGCGTTGGTTGCGACGGTCGTTCCCATCTTGACGGTGCCGATCCGGCCCGCGGTGATGGCCTCTCCGTTAGCCACGCCCAGAAGGTCGCGAATGCCCTGCACTGCGGCATCCCGGTAGGCTTCGGGGTTTTCTGACAACAGCTTGTGCGCGACGAGCGACCCGTCCGGCTTTCGGCCGACGATGTCGGTGAAGGTGCCGCCACGGTCGATCCAGAAGTCCCATGTGCCGGCGGCGGAATCACTCATCGGATTTTCTCCCAAGGCATCAGGATCGTTGGCGGATCGCATGTCGACTCGATCCAGATCCTGCCGTTTGTTCGCAACGCGGTGAGGTCCCGTCAATCACTTGCGCAAATTCGGAGGCGATTTTTCCAAGAATGGCGAAGAAATCGATGCGACCTTTCTTGGAAGTGCAACCTCTCTCGCATACGATGGCAGAGCAATGACTCTCTGGTCCTATCTCTCCGAACTTCTCGACCGTCTTCAGGTGGGTGAAACCGTTGGCGCGCTGATCGACCATGTCGTGAAGATCGTCCGGGAGACCTTCGGCGGCGAGGCTCGCCGCCAGGTCGCCTTCACTGTGTCGATGATCGCACTGGCCGCCAAGATGGCGAAAGCCGACGGTGCGGTGACGGAGGCGGAGATCGCCGTCTTCCGACGGATCTTCGTCGTGCCGGAGAATGAGGAGCGCAACGTCGCGCGGCTCTTCAATCTCGCCAGGCAGGATATCGCCGGCTACGACATCTATGCCGCCCGTATCGAGCGGATGCACGCGGGAAATCTGGAGGTCCTGGAGGATATCCTCGACGGTCTCTTCATGATCGCCGACGCGGATGGCGGCATCCACGACAACGAGATCGCTTTCCTTGAGCATGTGGCGGCCATCTTCAAGATCCCGGCCGAGCATTTCGACCGCATCCTGTCGCGCCACATCCAGTCGGACGAGACGGATCCCTATGTCGTGCTCGGCATCGCCAAGGGCAGCCATCCGGAAGATATCAAGCGGCACTATCGGAAGCTCGTCGCCGAGACCCATCCGGACCGCTTCATAGCGCGCGGCCTGCCGGCCGAATGCGTGCGTCTTGCGACCGAACGGCTGGCCCTTCTCAATGGCGCCTATGAGCGGATCGAGAAGGAATTCGCCGTTTGAGCGAGCCGCAGGGGCAGGGGCTGCAGATAGAAGAGCGGCTGTCCCCGAACCACGGCGAGCGGGCTCCCGGCACCCGGATCGAGTTCGTCATCCTGCATTACACGGGAATGCCGAGCGCTGAAGAGGCGTGCAACTGGCTATGCGATCCGCGATCGCAGGTCTCAAGTCACTATTTCGTCCATGAGGATGGGCGTGTCCTGCGCCTCGTGCCCGAGGAGCGCCGCGCCTGGCATGCGGGCGTCGCGCGCTGGCGCGGTCTGGACGATATCAACTCCCGTTCCATCGGAATTGAGATTGCCAACCCGGGCCATGACCACGGTTATGCCGAATTTCCGCAATCGCAGATCGTATCCGTCATTGATTTGGTGGCGCAGATTGTCGCACGCCACAATATTCTGCCGAACGACATCCTCGCCCATTCCGACATAGCGCCGACCCGCAAGGACGATCCGGGCGAAAAATTTCCATGGTGGCAATTATACAACGCCGGACTCGGGGCCTGGGTTCCGCCGACGCCGATTCGCGGCGGCCGATTCTTCCAGCAAGGCGATGTCGGCCAGCCGGTCGAGGCCTTGCAGGCCATGCTGGCCCTTTATGGTTACGACATTGAAGTCAGCAGTTATTTTGACGATCGGACAACGGCTGTCGTGAAGGCGTTCCAGCGCCATTTTCGTCCCGAGCGGGTCGACGGCATTGCCGATGAATCGACGATCGAGACGCTCTACAGACTTCTTGCTGAAAAACCGCAGAACGCCTGAAGACCGACGTATCGACACGTCCCGCAATTTCTCGCGCCATTTTTTGGACACAGAATTTCATAGTATGCCCGCCCCTTTAAAGTAATTAATCGTTTAAATTACGTTAAACTACGTGAGTCGAAAGAATACTTTTCCTACTTCCCATTTTTGCCGGAATTGATCCATAGAAGGTCGCATCACTTCAGATGGACTCCAAAATGGATATACGGGATGAAGGCTAAAAAACTCCTACGTTCTTCTGCTGTCGCGACGGCAGTATTTGCTTCCGGCTTGACGGTTTTTGCTCCACATTCAATGGCTCAAACGTCGAATGGCAAAGAAAAGCAGGTTGTGAATGAAGGCGGCGAAATTGATGTGAATGCAAAGCCGCACAGCATTCTGGACATGATCCGTATCGCCCGCGCCAAGCGCGAACTGGCTGAAAAGGAAAACGGCGGCGCCGAGGAGGCCGGCAAGAAGACGGTTGCC is part of the Hartmannibacter diazotrophicus genome and encodes:
- a CDS encoding TerB family tellurite resistance protein, which gives rise to MTLWSYLSELLDRLQVGETVGALIDHVVKIVRETFGGEARRQVAFTVSMIALAAKMAKADGAVTEAEIAVFRRIFVVPENEERNVARLFNLARQDIAGYDIYAARIERMHAGNLEVLEDILDGLFMIADADGGIHDNEIAFLEHVAAIFKIPAEHFDRILSRHIQSDETDPYVVLGIAKGSHPEDIKRHYRKLVAETHPDRFIARGLPAECVRLATERLALLNGAYERIEKEFAV
- a CDS encoding N-acetylmuramoyl-L-alanine amidase codes for the protein MSEPQGQGLQIEERLSPNHGERAPGTRIEFVILHYTGMPSAEEACNWLCDPRSQVSSHYFVHEDGRVLRLVPEERRAWHAGVARWRGLDDINSRSIGIEIANPGHDHGYAEFPQSQIVSVIDLVAQIVARHNILPNDILAHSDIAPTRKDDPGEKFPWWQLYNAGLGAWVPPTPIRGGRFFQQGDVGQPVEALQAMLALYGYDIEVSSYFDDRTTAVVKAFQRHFRPERVDGIADESTIETLYRLLAEKPQNA